A section of the Pseudobacteriovorax antillogorgiicola genome encodes:
- a CDS encoding M17 family metallopeptidase, which translates to MAKSTSKTSTRSKKTKQALMGWKLKSFLKDSAATAKLKKFDGTVYYLGDADAFKAISEDIKDEVGPFQAKTLSSKKTVQKLVTDDGIIWVVIPQVGDQGINSRNRGRLAPSPYSRARELMGSVLGDIESSAVKQVKIVGEHCSDDEKRGLLVGAELAAYTFRKALGNQSSDLKIYWDGFSKALVDEAANLGVGTNLARHLVNVPPNELYPESYSQTVKDLFDGLAGVKVTVWDENKLARENMGLIQAVGNAAQHKPRLVHIRYRPRGASKQKPLVFVGKGITFDSGGLDIKPAMGMRYMKKDMGGSAALVGMFYGLVHNNLKKAIDIYLPMAENAIAGNAFRPGDIYTARSGKTVEIHNTDAEGRLILADALSLAAEQSGDHKAQSIINVATLTGAVKVGLGVGMGGFFSNDDALVEKIEESSQGSGDLMWEMPLFDDYKSQLKSSVADINHCSTSGFGGAVTAALFLHAFVEEASFAHFDIYSWMDRPKGALRESGGSGQGVQCLYQLVQSY; encoded by the coding sequence ATGGCCAAGTCGACCAGTAAAACCAGTACGAGATCGAAAAAAACAAAGCAGGCTCTTATGGGTTGGAAGCTCAAGAGCTTCTTAAAAGATAGCGCTGCCACGGCCAAATTGAAAAAGTTCGATGGTACGGTTTACTACCTCGGCGATGCCGATGCTTTTAAGGCTATAAGTGAAGATATTAAAGATGAAGTGGGCCCGTTCCAAGCTAAAACACTTAGCTCCAAAAAAACGGTGCAAAAACTAGTGACAGATGATGGGATCATATGGGTTGTAATTCCTCAAGTTGGTGACCAGGGTATCAACTCTAGAAACAGAGGCCGTCTTGCACCAAGCCCCTATAGCCGAGCCAGAGAGCTGATGGGCTCCGTCTTAGGTGATATTGAATCAAGCGCTGTGAAACAAGTTAAGATTGTGGGTGAGCATTGTAGTGATGACGAAAAGCGCGGCCTCTTGGTGGGCGCTGAGCTTGCGGCCTACACCTTCCGTAAGGCTTTGGGTAATCAAAGCTCTGATTTGAAGATATACTGGGATGGTTTTAGCAAAGCGCTAGTTGATGAGGCGGCGAATCTGGGAGTAGGCACAAACCTCGCCCGACACTTGGTTAACGTTCCTCCAAACGAACTCTATCCGGAGTCATATAGCCAGACAGTAAAAGATCTCTTTGATGGGCTTGCAGGGGTCAAAGTCACTGTATGGGATGAAAATAAGCTGGCTCGGGAAAATATGGGCCTCATCCAGGCGGTTGGCAACGCTGCTCAGCATAAACCACGCTTGGTTCACATCCGCTACCGGCCTCGGGGAGCGTCCAAGCAAAAGCCGTTAGTGTTCGTGGGGAAAGGTATCACTTTCGATTCCGGTGGTTTGGATATCAAACCAGCCATGGGGATGCGCTATATGAAGAAGGATATGGGCGGCTCGGCGGCACTTGTGGGGATGTTCTATGGCCTCGTTCATAACAATCTCAAGAAGGCGATCGATATCTACCTGCCGATGGCTGAAAATGCCATTGCTGGAAATGCCTTTAGGCCAGGAGATATCTACACGGCGCGCAGTGGCAAGACGGTCGAAATTCATAACACAGATGCTGAAGGTCGTTTGATTCTTGCTGATGCTTTGAGTCTTGCGGCAGAGCAGTCTGGAGATCATAAGGCGCAGTCTATCATCAACGTGGCTACCTTGACTGGTGCTGTTAAAGTGGGGCTTGGCGTTGGTATGGGAGGCTTTTTCAGCAACGATGACGCCTTGGTTGAGAAAATCGAAGAATCGTCCCAAGGCTCAGGGGATCTAATGTGGGAGATGCCGCTTTTTGACGACTATAAGTCGCAATTGAAAAGCTCCGTTGCCGACATCAATCATTGCTCGACCTCTGGCTTTGGTGGTGCAGTGACCGCAGCACTATTCCTGCACGCCTTTGTCGAAGAAGCGTCATTTGCTCACTTTGATATTTACTCGTGGATGGACCGGCCCAAGGGTGCATTGCGCGAAAGTGGTGGTAGTGGACAAGGGGTTCAGTGTTTGTATCAATTGGTTCAAAGTTATTAA
- a CDS encoding 2Fe-2S iron-sulfur cluster-binding protein, whose product MPKVEITTDNLTLDVNDGYALIDMCEDHDTSILFGCRDGACGACMVKVVKGAENLSKMQDDEKDFLETMAAEEDERLACQCKVHGDVVLEVSE is encoded by the coding sequence ATGCCAAAAGTAGAGATTACGACTGATAATTTAACGCTTGATGTAAACGACGGTTACGCCCTTATCGACATGTGCGAAGACCATGATACATCGATTCTTTTCGGCTGTCGTGACGGAGCCTGTGGCGCCTGTATGGTCAAAGTTGTTAAGGGTGCAGAAAACCTTAGCAAAATGCAGGATGACGAGAAGGATTTCCTAGAAACAATGGCCGCAGAAGAAGACGAACGTCTCGCTTGTCAGTGTAAGGTACATGGTGATGTCGTCCTTGAAGTCTCCGAATAG